The window GCGCACCCGTATAGCACGCCGTGTGCTTGGCATACCTCAAATTGCCTCTCCATACTTGGCGGCGTGTGGACGCGATCTGTTTTATCACCGAGATCGTACATCACAAACGATCGCTCCAACACACCTGAGCCCAGGGATTGTTCCGAACGAATTGTTGCCCGTTTCCCAAGTTGTGCTCCAAGCCCTCGCGcccaagctgctctcgtGCCTTTTGTTCCACAagtgctgttgctgtccTCAAAACTTTCTTGCCAACGTCTTCAAATGCTGCCGTTCTGCCTTTTTCCTGTTTCAAGATGAATGCTCCGCTCGTTTTTGCCCGTCAACATCAACAATCAAGTGTGCGCCATCCTTGGTCGACGTCAACGTACAAGTGTGTTTCCCTTCAAGATCAAGTGTTCAGTTTTgcaaggtcaagatcgTGTGTGTGAACGAGTAGgacaagcaagagcgaTTCGCAAGTCGCGTggctgctgagcgagctgatGCAAGAATGGGTCGCGCTTGCATATGCGCTGCAAAAGAAAAGACATGGCGGGTCGATGCATTCAGTCGAGGTATGCCGTTACGGGATGCGCAAGAAACGTGAAGCTGACAGAGCAACAACGATCCAGTCGCCAACGCTTGCAAGTCTATATTCGAGAACAACATGCACGATTGCGCtccaaatcgtgaatggggCGCGCCAGacttgctcgccaagatcgGTAAGCTGAACTGTGTTACCAAGCGGTATACTGACATGATCTGTAGGCGCTGTCGGCAGTCATTTGAGCATGCGATGCATTCGAGGTCGTAGCAAGGTGAGTCTTGTCCAACATCTAGTTTGTACAAATTCGCAGCTGTCGTGGCTGTTGTAAAGCACTGCCTTGCACAATGAGAATAGAATGATATACATGACCAAATCCATAAGCCGTCAGTCTCGCGAGCGATGTGTTTGTGCAACAGGTGTGTTGGAGGCTTGATCACCATTCCTGAACCAACTCGTTTCTGAGCCGCATCATTTGCTCGATCAACTTGTCCTTCTCCGCCCACCGCTCATCCGCCTGCACGCTGAGCCGTCCATTGTGCTCCAACACCCTGATCAATCTTGGATCGGCAACGTGGCCCTTGTACCACTCTCTACTCGCCTGCTCCTCTTGACCGCTTACAAACAGGATCCACGGCGTCAACCATTGCTTGATCCACACTTGCTCGTCAGGCTGCAGACAGCTGAACCACCAGATGTAGTCATCGAACGAATGGCTGACGCCTCGATACGCGGATAGCGCACCGTCGATAGCACGTGCGCGGTAGTTGATGCGATAACGGAGGATGCGATCCGGAGACAGCCCGCCAGCGACCAGGTCGTGGATGAGCATGCGTTGAGCAATGTACACCTGAGAATCGGAGCAGACGCGACCGAAGATATGCGCAACGTTGTGTGGTGTCAACCAAGCAGCCGTGTCTGCAAGATGTGGTccgtcttcgtcatcatgATCAtgatcatcgtcgtcgtatCGAACATGGATGAACTCCGAACACCCATCGCAGCCGATCACTTGGACTCGATCGTGCACTTGATCTTCGGCCATGTTGTACGTCGAACCGCATCGACAGGGGTAACTGAACGCCACCGAGTCTTGTGTTTCCGAGACGTGGAAAGATTCGAACTCGACCGTCGCCGAGATGCGCGGCGACCGTGATTCAGTGCAAGCAtgcgcagctgcaagcgATTCGTCGTATTGCATTCGGAGTTGGTCGTCACCGAGCACCTTGTACGCATGATTGAGTTGACGGATGAGCTCGTCGCATGACAGCACGTCGGTGACGGTGCCAGCGTCGATAGAAGGAAATTGACAAGGTGTGTGGCTGCCCGCtagctgctgcagcttaTCGGGATGGTATCGACGTACTTGAGCGAGGTAAGCTGCGCGGATCTCGGCAGACGTCGCATATGGCTTGACTCCAAGGACTTGGTACAGCGACGCTTCTTCCCCTGTCGAACGAGCAGAACTTGTGCTTCCCTTGAACGACTGCTGATCGTTGCGTGCCGTCTGCTGGTCCATTTTGACTCCGTAGTACGGCAACATCTTCTCCACCAACGATAGCATATAATAATTGTTGACCTGCCTTACCAAATCCGCCTGGTCTGTGGGCGTGTTGATATTGCGATACACCCATTCTTCGTCCGCACACTCTCCGATCACAAACCACAcgccttgctgctggcacCATCCGGCCAAGCGTCCATCCATCATGGCACTTGTCCAATCTTGTTTCACAAACGCCTGGTTGCGCGTATCGCGGGTCGCACGAAACGTGTGCATGTTCATGGTTTCCAAAACACGCACAAGCGCCAACGCATCCACGTCGCGCAAGCGTGCGATTTTCTCGATGTCACTTAGATGGGCGGGTAGGTCGAGCAGAGTTGCCAACTCGTCGAATTGATCTCGGGTCTCAGTGACGGATTTCGAGGGCCAGATGGCCGCATTGGACTGAAGAAAGATACGTCGTATCATGGGATTGTAGCATGCATCTTGGGTGGATAGATCGAATTCATGCATGAGCTGCATGTGCGTGCTGTGCGCACCTGCTGAAAGACCACTGACGGTGATGTTGGTCGGGTCGCCACCGAAATGCTCAATGTTGTGATAGACCCATTCGAGAGCTGCTCTCTGATCCCAAAAGCCGTAGTTTCCAGTCAAGTGATCCGGATCTTCGTTTCGCAGTGCATCATGCGCAAGGAAGCCAAACACGTTGAGACGGTATGCTGTCGTGACGATGACCGCATCGAGCCCAGCTGCATGAAGGAGATCACTTGGATCTGCATTGGGAGAAAACTTTGCATTGCCAACCTGAAGCCAGCCTCCGTggatgaagaagagcacTGGCCGCTTTCCGGGTGGTCTGGACCCATCCGCTTGTACTGGACACCAGACGTTGAGGTAAAGGCAGTCTTCGCTTTGCGGAAACGTGGGTGCATCGGGAAAAGTGATGCCGTTCGTGAGAGCATAGTTGGTCGGTTGTAGACTTTGAGCCGCAAAGTCAACGTATTTTCTACCGTCCGAATCGTAGCGAAAGGACGGCGGCAGAGGTTGGGGTCGCTTCCATCGAAGTGGGCCTAGTGGTGCTTGGGCAAAGGGAATACCAGCGTAGCGTTGTGACTTGAGCTGACCGGTGGTCTTGTCCTTGCCAACCCGCCCGATGAGCTTGCCTTTTCCGGGAATATCGACATTCGCAGCATCGTGGTCGACAAATGTACTCGAGGTCTGACCCATGGTTGttgcgctgcagctgcgacgcTCCGTAGCCGTGAGCTTAGTCGAGGTGGTCCAGATTCGAGGCGTCGATCCTTTTCGCTGGCCTGTGCTGTACAACAAGTGCGTGAGAGCAGAGACTGTAGCTCAAGCGGAGACAATACGTGATTGCGAGTCGCCCGGTGCCTGCCAAACGTGTGATGTTCGAACTATGTGCGAGCAAAGCGTGCTCGCAAGAGGCGAACGGTTCGAGGCTAGTCGTCGGGAGATGCGGGTCGTACCAACGGCGAACGAGACAGTCCTAAGTCATGGCAGCTTGTATGTCTAGGAACTCGAGATCTGCTATTCCAAGCGCTGCGCCGGATCAGGTGTTGAATCGTAGCAGGATCAGGTGGAGAGCAAGTAAGTGTCTGTGCATCATGTTGTAAGGTAGACATGACGAATGTCACAAGacatgaatcacgaatgcctTTGTGCCCTCCCAGCGGCGTTCAGTgaagtcacagtcgtgagttgtgagtgatTCCCTAtttttttctctttctcgcCGAATTAGCCGGGCATTTACCACAAGTTTGATTTTTTTTGTTCCGGTTCAGAGCTTCccaaaatcgtgattcacgaatgggtATTTTtccgtcgtgcgtgttcagtgattcacgattgctaCAAACATCTTGGCGTACGGCTTGTATCGTCAGACATAGCAAACCGGAGCTGGAGGCAGAGGATGCAAAAacaactgcagcacctagGATTCCCGCGTGGTCCCCCACCGCAGTACTGACTAggcgacgacttgcttgactgcgcagatcgaacgGGATGCGGTATTTTCATGTCTCTATGGCCGCAGATGTGGGTGGAAAAGGCGTGCAGCATTGATAATGTCGGCCATGATCAAGACTTTGTGTCTTGTCCGTCTCTTGAAACCAATTTCGCAACATAGCTTGAGTCCAAGCTTGAGTGTTGACACTCGACAACCCTCAGGAATCACACGGAACGCAGAGTGCTTTAAAGTGGGTGTGCATGAGGTCATATCAAGGAAACCAAGCGAGGCGGTATTTACGTATGTGAATGATCCTATCGATGCGACGTGAGTTCGAGTTCAAACAAGATCCTCAGAGAGGCGCATGCACGACAGATGGATCTGGTGGTAAGAAGCGGCGAATCATGCCCATCCTCTCTGGAAGAGATTTTCGTTTTCTAGTCGCAGTCGGACGCTTACAAGCGAGAGATGATCTTGTCGGTGAAAGCGCGGgtgccgagcttgccgccAAGATCCCCGGTACGCTCGCCGGCAGCGATGGTCTTGAAGATGGCATTCTCGATCTGGTCAGCCTTGTCAAACAGGCTCATGTGTCGGAGCATCATGATCGAAGAGAGCAACAGCGCAGTAGGGTTCGCCTTGTCCTGGCCAGCAATGTCGGGGGCAGAGCCGTGGACTGCCTCGAAAATCGAAGCGTCCTTGCCAATGTTACCGGAAGGCGTGAGACCGAGACCACCAATGAGACCGGCGCACATGTCCGAGAGAATGTCACCGTACAAGTTGGGCATCACCATGACGCGGTCGGCGTAAGGTGCAGGGTCCTGCACGATACGGAGGCAGGCTCGGTCGAGCAGATCCTCGTCGTAGGCGATGTGCGGATACTCCTTGGCAACCTGTCGGCAGGCGTGCAGGAACATGCCGTCCGACATGCGCATGATGGGAGCCTTGTGAACAGCAGTCACCTTGTTACGGCCGTTCTGTTCGGCGTGGTGGAAAGCGTAGCGGGCAACACGCTCCGAAGCCTCGTAGGTGATGAGCTTAATCGACTGGacgacgccgtcgacgaccTCGTGCTCGATACCCGAGTACTCACCCTCGGTGTTTTCACGGATGAGCACAGTGTCGACGTTGTCGTAGGCGGTCTTGAAGCCCTCGATCGACTTGCACGGTCGGACGTTGGCAAAGAGATGGAAGGTTCGTCGGAGCGTCAAGTTGAGCGAGACGTGACCCTTGCCGATGGGCGTAGCGAGGGGACCCTTGAGTGCAACCGTGTTCTTCTTGATCGAGACGATTGACTCTTCGGGGATGGtctgcttgccatccttgaTGAACGGAGCGACCGAGACCTCCTCCCACTTGATGGGTACGTTAGCAGCGTGGTAGATCTCCTTGACGGCATTCGAGACCTCGGGACCAATACCATCACCGGGAATCAAGGTGACCGTGTACTTGCCATCGGAGCCCTTTTGCTTGTTGTAAGCCGAGGTAGGGGCGTTGGTGACAGGCATCGCGAGGCCACGGACCGACATcctgttgagcttgagcgccgacgaggcgagcgTGGGGCGCTTGgccagcgacgagctggccgATCGGAAAGCAGGGACCGTGAACATGATCAACTGAAAAAGggagaagcgtgaatcggaCTGGGGTGAGAGATCGAAACCAACGGCGATAGTTGCTAATCGTacgacgtcgacggcgaTGGTATCGGTAGCTAGCTCCAGGTGATCGAGGTAGAAACGAGGTAAAAGGTGAACGTAAAGGAAAACGTGATCGTGTGGAGACGTGGTGAGGAAGAATATTTGCTCTACGTGGATCCTGTGGATCCTTTGGATCCTGGAAGCACACAGTCGTTCTCATACAGCGACAGCTTCAATGTCGACGCGAGAGGATATAAAACACTCACAACgacaaaacaaaaacaaaaatAAAGAAAAGCGGGGCATCGAATCGCGAATTCACGTTTCTTGCGGTGCAAGCCGGGTTAAGTTAATCTAATCCTCTTTTTCCACatttctttttttttgcaCTTTCTCAAAATATACCCTTATCTTTCAAGGTGACGACGAGAACATTTGCGTCAGTTTTAGGAACAATTTCGTTTGCCATCAAAAGCAGGCAGTATTTTCTTTGATTTTTTGTTTGTTTTTTTGGCTGAAGTTGTGGTCACGGGCCATGCATGAATTGCTATGGCGCCAGGTTAGGTCGCATGTGTCCAAGTCTGGTTGAGGTTAGGCAAGACTCAGGTTCAAGGTCAAGGCAAAGTAAGCCGCTAATTGACACAAATCAAGTGTGACCAGAGCAGGCGTCGCAAGAATTTGTGACTGTCGATCAGAGTTGTCCCCGTCTGCAAACATCCAAGATTGACGGCTCTGTCGCACGTCGGTCGACCCTTAACCCTACTAaccactcacaactctAGCCAAAGTAAAGTTCGAATTTTCACGTTTATTTATTTTCTGTCGTTGTGTGCCTTTTTCGTAGTTTGTCTCTAAACCGTGCACGGTGCACGTTGCAACGGAAagtcaagcgtgaagggtCTTGgtgtcattcgtgattcaagaaagttttttttctttccGCTCTGCAAACGGGCCAAGTCGGACGGCGTTTTCCGaaagacgagcgagcaTGGACCTTGATCGCAaattattcacgattccagcCCTCTCTCCGCGACCGCTTCTGTTGTATGCTGAGAAGGCGCATCGACGGGCCTCGTCATGGTTGGGTTGCTACACAAATAGCAGCGCTCACAGACTTTGATGCATTCGGGCAGTTTGTACCCCCAAATTTAGACAAGACGTCAGTGTGGAGAGGGCGGGGCCTATGTTAGACTTGAATCTGCGAGAGGAGCCGTGACCTCCGTCGTATCCGAACAGCCTGCTCTGTGGCGAGAATGACAAAGGGACAGGGGACAAGGATGGAAAAGGAACTCaggactcgtgactgcaagCGAGCGGCCGGTTGATTTTCGCCGATGCATAGTCCAGTCAAGCACGCTCTGTAAACACCTTGTCATATTGAACACGCTAATCAGAGGGGAACGGAGACACGAGAGAAGATTCAATTTTGGGAGCTTTGCTCGTatggattcacgattgatggTCGCTGAATCTACACGGAGCTAGCGGACGGCTGGAGGATAATATCATATCAGATGAGAGATTCACAGACTGCCATCATGCATTTGATGTGTAGTTATATGTACGAGTCCTGAGTGGGGGCCCAAGCGGACATACACcagagtcatgagtcgGGTGCACCGACAGAGGACATCGGGACCAACGCCGGTCAATACCGTTGGTCCTTAAaaatcacgattgggaCCAAGCTCTGAGAGAAGCTGCGATACTTGTACCGCACCAAGTTCCGCTCCAGCCTCAAGGCCAGGCTCGCGCTCCCACAACAAACACGGATTATTCCGAGGCGGTTTCGTGGCGTTTTCGTAGGCtcaacagtcacgagtggcattcgtgattcgtgattcgtgattcaggaTT of the Mycosarcoma maydis chromosome 2, whole genome shotgun sequence genome contains:
- a CDS encoding uncharacterized protein (related to Acetylcholinesterase precursor), producing the protein MGQTSSTFVDHDAANVDIPGKGKLIGRVGKDKTTGQLKSQRYAGIPFAQAPLGPLRWKRPQPLPPSFRYDSDGRKYVDFAAQSLQPTNYALTNGITFPDAPTFPQSEDCLYLNVWCPVQADGSRPPGKRPVLFFIHGGWLQVGNAKFSPNADPSDLLHAAGLDAVIVTTAYRLNVFGFLAHDALRNEDPDHLTGNYGFWDQRAALEWVYHNIEHFGGDPTNITVSGLSAGAHSTHMQLMHEFDLSTQDACYNPMIRRIFLQSNAAIWPSKSVTETRDQFDELATLLDLPAHLSDIEKIARLRDVDALALVRVLETMNMHTFRATRDTRNQAFVKQDWTSAMMDGRLAGWCQQQGVWFVIGECADEEWVYRNINTPTDQADLVRQVNNYYMLSLVEKMLPYYGVKMDQQTARNDQQSFKGSTSSARSTGEEASLYQVLGVKPYATSAEIRAAYLAQVRRYHPDKLQQLAGSHTPCQFPSIDAGTVTDVLSCDELIRQLNHAYKVLGDDQLRMQYDESLAAAHACTESRSPRISATVEFESFHVSETQDSVAFSYPCRCGSTYNMAEDQVHDRVQVIGCDGCSEFIHVRYDDDDHDHDDEDGPHLADTAAWLTPHNVAHIFGRVCSDSQVYIAQRMLIHDLVAGGLSPDRILRYRINYRARAIDGALSAYRGVSHSFDDYIWWFSCLQPDEQVWIKQWLTPWILFVSGQEEQASREWYKGHVADPRLIRVLEHNGRLSVQADERWAEKDKLIEQMMRLRNELVQEW
- a CDS encoding putative isocitrate dehydrogenase (NAD(+)) IDH2, which codes for MFTVPAFRSASSSLAKRPTLASSALKLNRMSVRGLAMPVTNAPTSAYNKQKGSDGKYTVTLIPGDGIGPEVSNAVKEIYHAANVPIKWEEVSVAPFIKDGKQTIPEESIVSIKKNTVALKGPLATPIGKGHVSLNLTLRRTFHLFANVRPCKSIEGFKTAYDNVDTVLIRENTEGEYSGIEHEVVDGVVQSIKLITYEASERVARYAFHHAEQNGRNKVTAVHKAPIMRMSDGMFLHACRQVAKEYPHIAYDEDLLDRACLRIVQDPAPYADRVMVMPNLYGDILSDMCAGLIGGLGLTPSGNIGKDASIFEAVHGSAPDIAGQDKANPTALLLSSIMMLRHMSLFDKADQIENAIFKTIAAGERTGDLGGKLGTRAFTDKIISRL